A genomic segment from Saimiri boliviensis isolate mSaiBol1 chromosome 14, mSaiBol1.pri, whole genome shotgun sequence encodes:
- the ADORA1 gene encoding adenosine receptor A1 isoform X2, which translates to MVVTPRRAAVAIAGCWILSFVVGLTPMFGWNNLSAVERAWAANSSVGEPVIKCEFEKVISMEYMVYFNFFVWVLPPLLLMVLIYLEVFYLIRKQLNKKVSASSGDPQKYYGKELKIAKSLALILFLFALSWLPLHILNCITLFCPSCHKPSILTYIAIFLTHGNSAMNPIVYAFRIQKFRVTFLKIWNDHFRCQPTPPIDEDLPEERPDD; encoded by the coding sequence ATGGTGGTGACCCCCCGGAGGGCAGCGGTGGCCATCGCCGGCTGCTGGATCCTCTCTTTCGTGGTGGGGTTGACCCCTATGTTTGGCTGGAACAATCTGAGTGCGGTGGAGCGGGCCTGGGCGGCCAACAGCAGCGTCGGGGAGCCCGTGATCAAGTGCGAGTTCGAGAAGGTCATCAGCATGGAGTACATGGTCTACTTCAACTTCTTCGTGTGGGTGCTGCCCCCGCTGCTCCTCATGGTCCTCATCTACCTGGAGGTCTTCTACCTGATCCGCAAGCAGCTCAACAAGAAGGTGTCGGCCTCCTCCGGCGACCCGCAGAAGTACTATGGGAAGGAGCTGAAGATCGCCAAGTCCCTGGCcctcatcctcttcctcttcGCCCTCAGCTGGCTGCCTTTGCACATCCTCAACTGTATCACCCTCTTCTGCCCGTCCTGCCACAAGCCCAGTATCCTCACCTACATTGCCATCTTCCTCACGCACGGCAACTCGGCCATGAACCCCATCGTCTACGCCTTCCGCATCCAGAAGTTCCGGGTCACCTTCCTTAAGATTTGGAATGATCATTTCCGCTGCCAGCCCACACCCCCCATTGACGAGGATCTCCCAGAAGAGAGGCCTGATGACTAG